In Candidatus Poribacteria bacterium, a single genomic region encodes these proteins:
- a CDS encoding sugar phosphate isomerase/epimerase, which translates to MKIAICNEMFEDWKIEDVFTYAAELGYEAVEIAPFTLADSVLDISQTERTRIRKAAADAKIEIAGLHWLLVSPPGLYVNHPDAEIREETRDYFLALVNLCADLGGEVMVIGSPQQRNVMDPLSFDEAWEYARATFSESAALAGERGVMLCMEPLSSDQTNFITHPDTAVEMVKAVNHPNFEMILDVCSTAKEGIDMPTQIRKHAPHVAHFHSNDDNGYLPGSGGVDYPPIIEALKEIDYKGYVSTEVFDFKPDPKTIAEQSIEFVKSLL; encoded by the coding sequence ATGAAAATTGCAATATGCAACGAGATGTTTGAAGATTGGAAAATCGAGGATGTATTCACTTATGCCGCTGAACTCGGATACGAGGCAGTCGAGATTGCCCCGTTTACCTTAGCAGATTCAGTGTTAGACATCAGCCAGACTGAACGGACACGTATCCGTAAGGCGGCGGCAGATGCGAAGATAGAGATTGCGGGGCTGCACTGGCTGCTGGTTTCGCCGCCGGGGTTGTACGTTAATCATCCAGATGCCGAGATTCGCGAGGAGACACGCGATTATTTCCTGGCACTGGTAAATCTATGCGCGGATTTAGGCGGAGAGGTGATGGTCATCGGTTCACCGCAACAACGGAATGTGATGGACCCACTTAGTTTCGATGAGGCGTGGGAGTACGCACGGGCGACTTTCTCTGAAAGTGCTGCACTGGCAGGTGAAAGAGGCGTTATGCTGTGTATGGAACCGTTGTCAAGCGATCAGACGAACTTCATCACGCACCCTGATACAGCCGTTGAGATGGTGAAGGCTGTCAATCACCCAAATTTCGAGATGATTCTGGATGTGTGTAGTACAGCGAAAGAGGGGATAGATATGCCGACGCAGATCCGTAAACACGCGCCGCACGTCGCACATTTTCATTCCAATGACGACAACGGCTACCTCCCCGGTTCTGGCGGTGTGGACTATCCACCGATTATTGAGGCATTGAAAGAGATTGATTATAAGGGTTATGTCTCAACAGAGGTCTTCGATTTCAAACCGGATCCGAAGACGATTGCGGAACAGAGCATCGAATTTGTGAAGTCGCTACTGTAG